GTGGGGCTCACCGGAGGCCTCGACCGATCCACCGCGATTCCACGCCCACAACGCGAGATCGGCGGCCGTGCCACGGACCGCCGCCGACGTGAGCACCCCCTGGGGGTCCGGGTTTCGCACCGCGCGGGGCCGGGCGCCGGTCGCGCCGACGTCGACCTGCCAGCGCTGCCCCGTGTCGATCGCGATCAACTCGACCACCGCGGCGCGCTCGTACTGCGATCCGTCCGGCTGCCACGCCCACATGACATCGACGGCGTGGTCGACGGCGCCCGCCGCGACATCGGCGGCCAGTGCTCCGATGGGCAGGCCCGCGGCGAGTTCGGCGTCCACCCGGTGCATGGTCGCCTCATAGGTCTGCATCCGCCGCGTGAAGCCGACCGTCTGATCCGGTGGCCACCACGACCACCGCGGCTCGGCGTCGTCGAGCCGGCTCAGTTCGGTCAGCAGCCTTGCGGTCGCAGGCTCACGAAGCGCCAGCATGTCGGCGATCGAGTCCGGGCGCGACGGCCTCGACCGCTCGACCGCGGCGACCCCGTCGTCGGAGGTCACATTGCGGAACAGGACTGCGGCCCAGAAGAGTTGGACCGCGGTCAGATGCCACAGCAGATCCGACGCCGTCCAATCCGGACAGGTTGGGCAGGGCGCGCCGGGCGGCGTGGCCGACAGCACCTCGGCGAACCGCCGGGACTCGGCATCGATGATCGCGAGCCGGTTCACGCCCTCAGCATGTCACCCGATCGGGTGCTCCGTCCGCTTGTCGCCGATCCAGTGCCGCAAACCCGTGACCGTGCCGGCGATCTCGCGGGGCCGCCCGGAGATCCGCAACGCGGTCGCGAGCCGCGCGGGTGCGATGCGGCGGGCCAGCGTGACGTGCGGGGTCCATTCTCCGGGCCCGGCGTGCGGCATGGGGGCCGGCGTCATCAACGGCACGCACGCCCGGTGAACCTCGGCCTGCAGATCGAGCAGTTCCGCGGTGGGCACCAGCAGCCGTGCCAGGACATCCGCCGAGCGGCCGAAGATCAGCGTGGCGCCCAGTCGGCACGGCAACGGCAGACGGTCCACCAGCGGCCGCAGGATCTGTTCGACGTCGGTGTCGATGTGCTGAGCGACCGCCAGGGTGGCGTGTGGCCGACTGGCCGGAGCCTGACTCGGTATCCCGGCGTCGCGCAGTTCATCCCAGATGCGGCGGACCGTTGACTCGGTGTCGTCGTCGAAGACGAGTTCGACGGAGTGCACCATGCACTTGCTCCTCCCGCGGGTGTCAGATCAGGCTGGTGATCCAGTCTGCGTCAAACACCGCCGCGCTCAGCGCCTCGAAGTGCTCGGGGGTGGCCAGCCCGGCTCCGGCGGGCAGAACCGCGCGTAGCGGCGCGAGGTCCGCGAGGGCCTTCCGATTGTCCAGTTCGGCAACCCCCGGCTCGTCCGGCCATGCCCCGATCACCAGCCCGGCACACGAAACCTTGTGGGCGTCAAGCGCTTCGAGGGTCAATGCGGTGTGATTGAGCGTGCCGAGGCCCGGGGACACCACGACCAGCACCTGTGCGTCGAGATCGCCAGCCAGGTCACGCAACGTGACACCGTCGGCGCCGAGCACGACGAGCAGGCCTCCAGCGCCCTCCACCAGCGTCAGTCGGTGCGGTTCGTCGACCGCGCGCACGGAGTCCACCAGATCGGTACGGCTGGGCAGTCCCGCGCCGGCGCGCGCTGCGGCGGCGACCGGCGCCAGCGGTTCGGGGTAGCGCCATCCGCCGTGCAGAGCGGTGACCCCGGACAGGCGGCGGACCTCGCCGAGATCGTCGTCGCCGTCGATTGTTCCGGTCTGCACCGGCTTGCACACCGCGACGTCGCGACCGGCAAGTCGCGTCGCACACGCCAGCGCCGCCGTCGTCACCGTCTTGCCGACACCGGTGTCGGTGCCGGTCACCGCGAGCACCGTCATGCGCGGGCGGTGGTCAGGACGTCGGTGAGCACCTGCCTCGCGAGCGCCATCTCGTCGTCGGTCAACGAGGCCCGCGCGGTCAGGCGTAGCCGTGAGGTGCCTGCCGGAACCGTGGGCGGGCGGAAGCAGCCCACGCGCACGCCGCGTTCGAGGCAGGCCGCCGCGGCCCCGACGGCGGTCTCCGGGTCGCCCAGGATCACCGACACCACAGCGGACGCGGGCGTTTCGGTGACCCCGGCGATCGCGGCCAACTCGGCGGCCCGGTCGAGCACGGCGCCGGCCCGCTGCGGTTCGGCGATCAACACACGCAGCGCGGCGGCCGCCGCACCGAGGGCCGCGGGCGCCAGTCCGGTGTCGAAGATGAACGAGCGTGCCGTGTCGATGAGGTGTGCACGCACCGCCGCAGGGCCGAGGACCGCGCCACCCTGGCTGCCCAGCGCCTTCGACAGCGTCGTGGTCATCACGATGTCCGGTTCACCCGCCAGACCGACCTCGTACAGCAGACCCTGACCACCGGGACCGCGTACCCCGAGACCGTGGGCCTCGTCGACGAGGAGCAGCGCGCCGTGCCGGCGGCACGCCTCGTGCAGCTCGCGCAGCGGGGCCAGATCGCCGTCGGCGCTGAACACCGATTCCGTCACGACGACAGCGCGCTGCTCGGTGCGTGCGGCCAGCGCCGCGTCGACCGCCTCGACGTCGCGGTGCGGCGAGACGACCACCCGCGCCCGCGACAGCCGGCACGCGTCGACCAGCGATGCGTGCGACAGCGCATCCGACACGATGAGTGATCCCGGACCGGACAGCGCGACCAGCGCGCCGAGGTTGGCGGTGTAGCCCGACGAGAACACCAGCGCCGATTCGGCGCCAAGGAACGACGCGAGCCGGTTCTCGAACGCCTCGTGCAGTTCGGTGTTGCCGGTCACCAGCCGCGAGCCGCCGGCACCTGCACCCCAGGTGCGCAGTGCCTCGATGCCACCGTCGAGCACCGCCGGATGCTGCGACAGACCCAGATAGTCGTTGGAGGCCAGGTCGAGTTCGGCGCCGACGGGCGGACGGACTCGCAGTTCACGCCGCAGACCCTCGGTCCGGCGGCGTTGTTCGGCGTCGGCCAGCCAGGCCAACGGTGAAAGACCTGTGCGCGTCACGGGCTCTCCCCTCGGGTGTCGCGTCGGCGGGCCGACAATTGAACGCGTCGGCGGGCCGACAATTGAACACCGTTCAGGTTAACGCACGCGCGACGCCCACCATCCCCTCGGTGATCTGAGCGACCTCCTCGGCCGTGCAGATGAACGGCGGCATGGCGTAGATGAGCTTTCCGAACGGGCGCAGCCACACACCGTGGCGCAGCGCCGTCGTCGTCGCGACCGGCATGTCCACCGGCTCACGCATCTCGATCACGCCGATCGCCCCGAGAACCCGCACATCGGCCACAGCGGCCAGATCCCGCGCCGGCTCCAAGCCCGCGCGCAGACCCTCCTCGATCGTGGCCACCTGACCACGCCAGTCGCTGTTGATCAAGAGTTCGACGGCCGCCACACCCACTGCGCAGGCCAGTGCGTTGGCCATGAACGTCGGGCCGTGCATGAGGGCGCCCGGCTCCCCCGAACTGATGGTCCGCGCGACGCGCGTGGTGCACAGCGTCGCGGCCAATGTGATGTAGCCGCCGGTGAGCGCCTTGCCGACACACATGATGTCGGGGCTGACACCGGCATGTTCGGCGGCGAACAGCTTGCCGGTGCGGCCGAACCCCGTGGCGATCTCGTCGAAGATGAGCAGCACGTCGTGGCGGTCGCAGATGGCGCGCAGATCGGCGAGGTACCGCGGATCGTGGAATCGCATCCCGCCGGCCCCCTGGACGACCGGTTCGACGATCACCGCGGCGAGTTCGTCGGCATGCGCGGCGAGTTGCGCCTCGAACGCCGCGATGTAGGCCGGGTCGTAACCGCTGGGCACCGCCGCCGCGAATTCCTGCGCCACCAGGACGTCGGTCCACAACGAGTGCATGCCTCCGTCGGGATCGCACACGCTCATCGGGGTGAACGTGTCCCCGTGGTAGCCGCCACGCCATGTCATCAGGCGATGTTTGCCGCCGCGTCCGAGACTGCGCCAGTACTGCAGCGCCATCTTGACGGCGACCTCGATCGAGACCGACCCCGAGTCGCTGAAGAACACGGTGTCCAGACCATCCGGTGTCAGTTCCACGAGCAGCTGCGCCAAGCGCGCCGCGGGCTCGTGCGTCAATCCGCCGAACATGACGTGGTTCATGGTCGCCAACTGCCGGCTGATCGCCCGATCCAGTTCCGGGTGGCCGTGGCCGTGCACGGCCGTCCACCACGAGGCCATCGCATCGAGCACGTCGAGCCGCGTGCCGTCGGACGGGTCGATCACCGTCAGCCACGCGCCCTTGGCGCCGACCGCCACGATCGGTGGGAACCCGTCCGCTCCGATCTTGCTGTAGGGGTGCCAGATGTGCGCGGAGTCGATGGCACTGATCTGCGCCGGGGTCAGGTCGGCCACAGATCGGCAGCCTAACCCTTTGCCCGCCGGTGTGAGCAACACGTTCCGAATGTGAGCAGGCGGGGGTTCTTAGGTAAATTGACCTCGATCATGATGACCCTCTCCCCGCCGCGGCCGGCGCCGATCCGTCGCGATACCCGCGCCGCAGATCCGTCGATGGGGGCGTCGACGGGGACATCGATGGGGAATCGGAAATCCGGTTTCTACCGTCACGATCTCGACGGCCTCCGTGGCATCGCGATCATGATGGTGGCTGTCTTCCACATCTGGTTCGGCCGCGTTTCCGGTGGTGTCGACGTATTTCTCGCGTTGTCCGGGTTCTTCTTCGGTGGCAAGATCCTGCGGACCGCCCTCGACCAGTCGACGCCACTGCGCCCGCTGTCCGAGGTGGTGCGACTGGTACGTCGGCTGCTGCCCGCACTCGTGGTCGTGCTTGCCGCAGCTGCGGTTCTCACGATTCTGATCCAGCCGGAAACACGCTGGGAAGCGTTCGCCGACCAGAGCCTGGCCAGTCTCGGGTACTACCAGAACTGGGAGTTGGCGAACACCGCTGCGGATTACCTTCGCGCCGGTGAGACCGTCAGCCCATTGCAGCACATCTGGTCGATGTCGGTGCAGGGTCAGTTCTACATCGCGTTCCTGGTGGTGATCTTCGGGTTCACCTACCTGTTCCGGCGGGTGTTCGGCCGCCATCTGCGGACCTTCTTCATCGTGCTGCTCGCGGCGTTGACGATCGCGTCGTTCGTGTACGCGATCATCGCGCACAACACCGATCAGGCCACCGCCTACTACAACAGTTTCGCGCGTGCCTGGGAGTTGCTGCTGGGTGCGTTGGCCGGCGCGCTCGTGACGTTCGTGCGCTGGCCGATGTGGCTGCGGACCGTGGTGTCGGTGGTCTCCCTGGCCGCGATCCTGTCGTGCGGCTGGTTCATCGACGGCGTCAAGGAATTCCCGGGGCCATGGACCCTGGTTCCGGTCGGCGCGACGATCCTGTTCATCCTGTCGGCCGCCAACCGGAGCGGTGATCCGCGCACGGCGGGTCGCCTGCCCGCGCCCAACCGCCTACTGGCCACCGCGCCGTTCGTGTCGCTGGGCTCGATGGCCTATTCCTTGTACCTGTGGCACTGGCCGCTGTTGATCTTCTGGCTGTCGTACTCGGGCCACACCTCGGCGAACTTCCTCGAAGGCGCGATCGTGCTGCTGGTGTCCGGTGTGCTCGCGTGGTTGACGACGCGCTACATCGAGGAACCGTTGCGCACCCAACCGAACCGGGCCCCGGTGCCCGCCGTGCCGCTGCGGGCCCGCCTGCGCCGCCCGACGATCGTGCTGGGCTCGATCGTCGCGCTGCTCGGGGTGGCGCTGACCGCGACGTCGTTCACGTGGCGTGAGCACGTCACCGTGCAACGCGCGAGCGGCAAGGAACTGTCCGGGTTGTCGGCACGCGACTATCCGGGTGCGCGGGCCCTGATCGAAAACGCGCGCGTGCCCAAGCTGCCGATGCGGCCCACGGTGCTCGAGGCCAAGAACGATCTGCCGATCTCGACGACCGAAGGCTGCATCAGCGACTTCGCCAACGTCGGCGTGATCAACTGCACCTACGGCGACAAGAACGCCACCCGCACCATCGCGCTGGCCGGCGGATCGCACGCCGAGCACTGGATCACGGCGCTCGACCTGCTCGGCCAGAAGCACAACTTCAAGGTCGTCACCTACCTGAAGATGGGTTGCCCGCTGACGACCGAAGAGGTGCCGTTGGTGAGCGGTGACAACCGCCCGTACCCCAAGTGCCACGAGTGGAATCAACGGGTGATGGCGAAACTGATCGCCGATCACCCCGACTATGTGTTCACCACCTCGACCCGGCCGTGGAACATCAAGCCCGGCGACGTGATGCCCAGCACCTACCTCGGCATCTGGGAGACGTTCTCCGAGAACAACATCCCGGTGCTGGCGATGCGTGACACACCGTGGCTGACCCGCAACGGCAAGCCGTACTTCCCCGCCGACTGCCTGGCCGACGGCGGCGACGCCGTGTCCTGCGGTGTCAAGCGTTCCAAGGTGCTCTCCGAGCGTAACCCCACACTGGACTATCTCGATCGGTTCCCGCTGATGAAACCGCTCGACATGAGTGATGCGGTGTGCCGCCCCGACTACTGCCGTGTGGTGGAGGGAAACGTCCTGATGTATCACGACTCTCACCACCTTTCCGCGACCTACATGCGCACCATGACCAATGAGCTGGGGCGTCAGATGGCGGCCGCCACCGGTTGGTGGTGACCTCCGGTGTCCGATCCAACCCCACCCCCACCGGTTCCGATGCCCATGGTGTGGCCCGGCGAGGCCTACCCGCTGGGTGCCACCTACGACGGGGCCGGAACCAACTTCTCCCTGTTCTCCGAGGTCGCCGAGCGCGTCGAGTTGTGCCTGATCGCCAAGGACGGCTCCGAGACCAGGATCAACCTCGAAGAGGTCGACGGCTACGTGTGGCATGCCTACCTGCCGACGGTCTCACCGGGTCAGCGCTACGGCTTCCGCGTGTACGGCCCGTGGGATCCCGCGCACGGCCTGCGGTGCGACCCGAGCAAGCTGCTGCTCGACCCCTACGGCAAGTCTTTTCACGGCGACTTCGACTTCACGCAGGCGTTGTTCTCCTACGATCTGGATGCCGAACCACCTGGGACCGGCGATCCACCCCACGTCGACTCGCTGGGGCACACGATGACCAGCGTGGTGATCAACCCGTTCTTCCAATGGGGATCCGACCGCGCTCCCAAGACCCCGTACCACGACACCGTGATCTACGAGGCGCACGTCAAGGGCATGACCCAGACCCACCCTGGCATCCCCGAGGCGCTGCGCGGCACGTACGCGGGCCTGTGCCACCCGGTGATCATCGACCATCTCAAGTCGCTGAACGTCACCGCGATCGAACTCATGCCGGTGCACCAGTTCATGCACGACCAGCGGTTGTTGGACCTCGGGCTGCGAAACTACTGGGGCTACAACACCGTCGGCTTCTTCGCGCCGCACTTCCAGTACGCGGCCACCCGCAACGCCGGGGGCGCGGTGGCCGAGTTCAAGACGATGGTCAAGGCGTTCCACGATGCGGGCATCGAGGTGATCCTCGACGTCGTCTACAACCACACCGCCGAGGGCAACCACCTCGGGCCCACGATCAACTTTCGCGGTATCGACAACGCCGCGTACTACCGCCTGCTCGATGGCCAACCCGAGTTCTACAAGGACTTCACCGGGACCGGCAACAGCCTGAACGCACGTCACCCGCACACCCTGCAGCTGATCATGGATTCGCTGCGGTACTGGGTGCTGGACATGCACGTCGACGGCTTCCGGTTCGATCTGGCGTCCACGCTGGCACGCGAATTCTATGACGTCGACCGCCTTTCGGCGTTCTTCGATCTGGTGCAGCAGGATCCGGTGATCAGTCAGGTCAAGCTCATCGCCGAACCATGGGACGTCGGCGAGGGCGGCTACCAGGTCGGGAACTTCCCAGGTTTATGGACCGAGTGGAACGGGAAATATCGCGACACTGTGCGTGATTACTGGCGGGGCGAGCCCGCAACCCTGGGCGAGTTCGCCTCGCGACTGACCGGCTCCTCGGATCTCTACGAGGCGACCGGTCGGCGTCCGAGTGCGAGTATCAACTTCGTGACCTGTCATGACGGGTTCACCCTCAACGATCTGGTCTCGTACAACGAGAAACACAACGAGGCCAACGGCGAGGACAACCGCGACGGCGAGAGCTACAACCGGTCGTGGAACTGCGGGGTGGAAGGGCCGACCGACGACCCCGAGATCCTGGCGCTGCGGGCCAAGCAGATGCGCAACATCATGTGCACGCTGATGCTCTCGCAGGGCACCCCGATGATCGCCCACGGCGACGAGATCGGCCGGACACAGCTGGGCAACAACAATGTCTACTGCCAGGATTCCGAGCTGTCCTGGATGGACTGGACGCTGTGCGAGACCAACGCCGACCAACTCGAGTTCACCCGCAAGGTGGTGGCGTTCCGCAAGCAACATCCGGTGTTCCGGCGTCGCAGATTCTTCGAGGGCAAGCCCATCCGCAGCGGCGATCAGGTGCGCGACATCGCGTGGCTGACCCGCGCGGGCACCGAGATGACCCCCGAAGACTGGGGTGCAGGATTGGGCACGTGCGTGGCGGTGTTCCTCAACGGCGAGGCGATTCCCACCCCCGACGCGCGCGGCGAGCGAGTGGTCGACGATTCATTCCTGTTGTGCTTCAACTCGAATGATCATCCGGAGGATTTCGTCACGCCCAACGGTGACTACGCCACGGAATGGACCGCGGACCTCGACACCGCCGACCCGGTCGGCAACTCCGAGCTGGTCGTGCGGGCAGGCGAGAAGATCTCGATCCAGCCGCGTTCGGTCCTCGTCCTGCGTAAGACGGCGTGACGATGACCCGCCCGGTGCTCTCGACGTATCGGTTGCAGATGCGCGGGGACTGCTGCACGTTCGACGATGCGGTGGATCTCCTCGACTATCTCGACGACCTCGGCGTCTCCCACGTGTATCTGTCGCCCATCCTGACCGCGGCCGAAGGCTCCACGCACGGCTACGACGTCATCGACCCCACGACGGTGTCCCCCGCCCTCGGCGGCCCCGACGGACTGCGCCGCCTGTCCGAGGCCGCGCGTGCGCGCGGCATGGGTCTGATCGTCGACATCGTGCCCAACCACGTCGGTGTGGCGCGCGCCGACGAGAACCCGTGGTGGTGGGACGTGCTCACCCACGGACGGGCGTCACGCTACGCGGATTTCTTCGACATCGACTGGGACCTCGAGGTCGACGGCCAGAGCGGCCGGGTGGTGTTGCCCATCCTCGGATCCGACGACGACGTCGCCGATCTCACGGTGGACGGCGACGTCCTTCGCCTCGGTGATCTCACGCTGCCGATCGCGCCGGGCACCGGTTCCGGCACGGGTGCCGAGGTGCACGACCGCCAGCACTACCGGCTCATCGGATGGCGTCGCGGCATCTGCGGGTACCGCAGGTTCTTCTCGATCACGTCGCTGGCGGCCCTGCGCCAGGAGGACCGTGCGGTCTTCGACGCCACCCACGCCGAGGTGAAACGTTGGTTCGACGAGGGCCTGGTGGACGGGGTGCGCATCGACCACCCGGACGGATTGACAGATCCCGCAGGCTATCTCACGTGGCTGCGGGAGATCGCAGGCCCGTCGGCGTGGATCGTCGTCGAGAAGATCCTCGCGTTCGACGAGGCGCTCGACACCGCACTTCCGGTCGCGGGTACCACCGGCTACGACGCGTTGCGAGAGACCGGCGGCGTGTTCATCGACCCCCACGGTGCCGGCACGCTCGGCGACCTGTGCGCGGGTGTCGAGGTGGCCTCCGAGCACGAGCTCAAGCGGGCCACCGTGACCAACATCCTCGGCAGCGAGCTGGCCCGGGTGTGCCGCACGATCACCAGCGCCACCGGCCGACAGGATCCCCTGTTGCCAGATGCCGTGACCGCGCTCGTCAGCAACATCGGCGTCTACCGATGCGACTACCCGTCCCTGGCGGCGATCCTCCCGGTGGCCCTGAGCCGAACAGCCTCGGCCGCACCAGAACTCGCCGAGGCCCTCGACACCGTCGCCGCGGCGCTGACGACCAGTGTGGAAGCATCCGCGAGGTTCAACCAACTGTGCGGGGCCGCCACGGCCAAAGCGGTCGAGGACTGTCTGTTCTACCGCGATCCCCGACTG
This genomic window from Mycolicibacterium goodii contains:
- a CDS encoding maleylpyruvate isomerase family mycothiol-dependent enzyme translates to MNRLAIIDAESRRFAEVLSATPPGAPCPTCPDWTASDLLWHLTAVQLFWAAVLFRNVTSDDGVAAVERSRPSRPDSIADMLALREPATARLLTELSRLDDAEPRWSWWPPDQTVGFTRRMQTYEATMHRVDAELAAGLPIGALAADVAAGAVDHAVDVMWAWQPDGSQYERAAVVELIAIDTGQRWQVDVGATGARPRAVRNPDPQGVLTSAAVRGTAADLALWAWNRGGSVEASGEPHALRALDAVVSRGM
- a CDS encoding 2'-5' RNA ligase family protein, which encodes MVHSVELVFDDDTESTVRRIWDELRDAGIPSQAPASRPHATLAVAQHIDTDVEQILRPLVDRLPLPCRLGATLIFGRSADVLARLLVPTAELLDLQAEVHRACVPLMTPAPMPHAGPGEWTPHVTLARRIAPARLATALRISGRPREIAGTVTGLRHWIGDKRTEHPIG
- the bioD gene encoding dethiobiotin synthase; amino-acid sequence: MTVLAVTGTDTGVGKTVTTAALACATRLAGRDVAVCKPVQTGTIDGDDDLGEVRRLSGVTALHGGWRYPEPLAPVAAAARAGAGLPSRTDLVDSVRAVDEPHRLTLVEGAGGLLVVLGADGVTLRDLAGDLDAQVLVVVSPGLGTLNHTALTLEALDAHKVSCAGLVIGAWPDEPGVAELDNRKALADLAPLRAVLPAGAGLATPEHFEALSAAVFDADWITSLI
- a CDS encoding 8-amino-7-oxononanoate synthase yields the protein MTRTGLSPLAWLADAEQRRRTEGLRRELRVRPPVGAELDLASNDYLGLSQHPAVLDGGIEALRTWGAGAGGSRLVTGNTELHEAFENRLASFLGAESALVFSSGYTANLGALVALSGPGSLIVSDALSHASLVDACRLSRARVVVSPHRDVEAVDAALAARTEQRAVVVTESVFSADGDLAPLRELHEACRRHGALLLVDEAHGLGVRGPGGQGLLYEVGLAGEPDIVMTTTLSKALGSQGGAVLGPAAVRAHLIDTARSFIFDTGLAPAALGAAAAALRVLIAEPQRAGAVLDRAAELAAIAGVTETPASAVVSVILGDPETAVGAAAACLERGVRVGCFRPPTVPAGTSRLRLTARASLTDDEMALARQVLTDVLTTARA
- a CDS encoding adenosylmethionine--8-amino-7-oxononanoate transaminase, with translation MADLTPAQISAIDSAHIWHPYSKIGADGFPPIVAVGAKGAWLTVIDPSDGTRLDVLDAMASWWTAVHGHGHPELDRAISRQLATMNHVMFGGLTHEPAARLAQLLVELTPDGLDTVFFSDSGSVSIEVAVKMALQYWRSLGRGGKHRLMTWRGGYHGDTFTPMSVCDPDGGMHSLWTDVLVAQEFAAAVPSGYDPAYIAAFEAQLAAHADELAAVIVEPVVQGAGGMRFHDPRYLADLRAICDRHDVLLIFDEIATGFGRTGKLFAAEHAGVSPDIMCVGKALTGGYITLAATLCTTRVARTISSGEPGALMHGPTFMANALACAVGVAAVELLINSDWRGQVATIEEGLRAGLEPARDLAAVADVRVLGAIGVIEMREPVDMPVATTTALRHGVWLRPFGKLIYAMPPFICTAEEVAQITEGMVGVARALT
- a CDS encoding acyltransferase family protein, with product MMTLSPPRPAPIRRDTRAADPSMGASTGTSMGNRKSGFYRHDLDGLRGIAIMMVAVFHIWFGRVSGGVDVFLALSGFFFGGKILRTALDQSTPLRPLSEVVRLVRRLLPALVVVLAAAAVLTILIQPETRWEAFADQSLASLGYYQNWELANTAADYLRAGETVSPLQHIWSMSVQGQFYIAFLVVIFGFTYLFRRVFGRHLRTFFIVLLAALTIASFVYAIIAHNTDQATAYYNSFARAWELLLGALAGALVTFVRWPMWLRTVVSVVSLAAILSCGWFIDGVKEFPGPWTLVPVGATILFILSAANRSGDPRTAGRLPAPNRLLATAPFVSLGSMAYSLYLWHWPLLIFWLSYSGHTSANFLEGAIVLLVSGVLAWLTTRYIEEPLRTQPNRAPVPAVPLRARLRRPTIVLGSIVALLGVALTATSFTWREHVTVQRASGKELSGLSARDYPGARALIENARVPKLPMRPTVLEAKNDLPISTTEGCISDFANVGVINCTYGDKNATRTIALAGGSHAEHWITALDLLGQKHNFKVVTYLKMGCPLTTEEVPLVSGDNRPYPKCHEWNQRVMAKLIADHPDYVFTTSTRPWNIKPGDVMPSTYLGIWETFSENNIPVLAMRDTPWLTRNGKPYFPADCLADGGDAVSCGVKRSKVLSERNPTLDYLDRFPLMKPLDMSDAVCRPDYCRVVEGNVLMYHDSHHLSATYMRTMTNELGRQMAAATGWW
- the glgX gene encoding glycogen debranching protein GlgX, whose translation is MVWPGEAYPLGATYDGAGTNFSLFSEVAERVELCLIAKDGSETRINLEEVDGYVWHAYLPTVSPGQRYGFRVYGPWDPAHGLRCDPSKLLLDPYGKSFHGDFDFTQALFSYDLDAEPPGTGDPPHVDSLGHTMTSVVINPFFQWGSDRAPKTPYHDTVIYEAHVKGMTQTHPGIPEALRGTYAGLCHPVIIDHLKSLNVTAIELMPVHQFMHDQRLLDLGLRNYWGYNTVGFFAPHFQYAATRNAGGAVAEFKTMVKAFHDAGIEVILDVVYNHTAEGNHLGPTINFRGIDNAAYYRLLDGQPEFYKDFTGTGNSLNARHPHTLQLIMDSLRYWVLDMHVDGFRFDLASTLAREFYDVDRLSAFFDLVQQDPVISQVKLIAEPWDVGEGGYQVGNFPGLWTEWNGKYRDTVRDYWRGEPATLGEFASRLTGSSDLYEATGRRPSASINFVTCHDGFTLNDLVSYNEKHNEANGEDNRDGESYNRSWNCGVEGPTDDPEILALRAKQMRNIMCTLMLSQGTPMIAHGDEIGRTQLGNNNVYCQDSELSWMDWTLCETNADQLEFTRKVVAFRKQHPVFRRRRFFEGKPIRSGDQVRDIAWLTRAGTEMTPEDWGAGLGTCVAVFLNGEAIPTPDARGERVVDDSFLLCFNSNDHPEDFVTPNGDYATEWTADLDTADPVGNSELVVRAGEKISIQPRSVLVLRKTA
- the treY gene encoding malto-oligosyltrehalose synthase, encoding MTRPVLSTYRLQMRGDCCTFDDAVDLLDYLDDLGVSHVYLSPILTAAEGSTHGYDVIDPTTVSPALGGPDGLRRLSEAARARGMGLIVDIVPNHVGVARADENPWWWDVLTHGRASRYADFFDIDWDLEVDGQSGRVVLPILGSDDDVADLTVDGDVLRLGDLTLPIAPGTGSGTGAEVHDRQHYRLIGWRRGICGYRRFFSITSLAALRQEDRAVFDATHAEVKRWFDEGLVDGVRIDHPDGLTDPAGYLTWLREIAGPSAWIVVEKILAFDEALDTALPVAGTTGYDALRETGGVFIDPHGAGTLGDLCAGVEVASEHELKRATVTNILGSELARVCRTITSATGRQDPLLPDAVTALVSNIGVYRCDYPSLAAILPVALSRTASAAPELAEALDTVAAALTTSVEASARFNQLCGAATAKAVEDCLFYRDPRLVSLNEVGGEPALFGVSTAEFHQRAATRAGLWPTAMTTLSTHDTKRGEDVRARIGVLSQVPGLWSELVAQWSEIAPPPDTGTGLFLWQNIFGVWPSSGEVTGELRDRLHAYTEKAIREAGTKTSWNDPNTGFEDDVHRWVDAVLDGPVAAGLTELVTRLDRHARSDSLGQKLLQLTVPGVPDVYQGTELAEDSLVDPDNRRPVDYDTRRVALQDGTDAKMRVTTAALRLRRARPQTFLAGGHTPLRADGAAAAHVISFLRGDDVVVAVSRWTVSLAESGWGDTTLPLPSGEWIDRISGRRWTGTVSADDLFTELPVALLERLT